Proteins from one Cryptomeria japonica chromosome 4, Sugi_1.0, whole genome shotgun sequence genomic window:
- the LOC131874975 gene encoding uncharacterized protein LOC131874975 translates to MDFAFGKDDVIDGRHDAERALKFIQKVQAIHQAVEAQLEKSQAKYKARHDKHRIDHHFQVGDRVWLHISKERMQGEGKKLKPFRYGPFEILEKIGTNAFCLNLPPYMKIYSVVNVENLKLYEPPMILDDEANVQVPSVDDLSPKYMSELPEDVILDRNLRSSKRGAIEYLKVGRKGMHPGKAQWMEVERVRELYPHLLSE, encoded by the coding sequence ATGGACTTTGCTTTTGGAAAGGACGATGTTATAGATGGACGCCATGATGCAGAAAGGGCTTTAAAGTTCATCCAGAAGGTCCAAGCAATCCATCAGGCAGTAGAAGCACAGttggagaagagccaagccaaatacAAGGCTCGACATGACAAGCATCGCATAGATCATCATTTTCAAGTTGGCGACCGCGTTTGGTTACATATCAGCAAGGAAAGGATGCAAGGTGAAGGTAAAAAGCTTAAGCCTTTCAGATATGGTCCCTTTGAGATCTTGGAAAAGATTGGTACCAATGCCTTTTGCCTTAATCTTCCTCCATATATGAAAATTTACTCAGTTGTAAATGTAGAAAACCTGAAGTTGTACGAGCCTCCAATGATTTTGGATGATGAGGCTAATGTTCAGGTCCCATCAGTTGATGACCTTTCACCTAAGTATATGTCAGAGCTGCCAGAGGATGTCATTCTTGACAGAAATCTCAGATCTTCAAAAAGAGGTGCTATTGAGTACCTTAAAGTAGGACGTAAAGGAATGCATCCTGGCAAAGCACAATGGATGGAGGTTGAAAGAGTGAGGGAGTTGTATCCTCACTTACTTTCTGAGTAA